AACCCGAAGCAGCCGACCGTCGATCCGGTGCCCTACACCGGAGTGCAGTACGTGCAGATCCCCGAGTTCACCGACATCGGTGACTACGTCTCGCAGCAGGTCGCGGGAGCCATCGCCGGCACCCAGAGCGTGCAGCAGGCGCTGAAGAAGTCCCAGTCCTACACCGAGTCCGTGGTCAAGAAGGCCGGCTACCTCAAGTAGCCGCAGCTGGGCGGCGTGAGAGGTGCAACAGCCCATCACGCCGCCCGACTCTCAGGAGGAAGTGAGCCATGACCACCATCAGCCAGCCGGCTGTCCCGGTGAAGTCACCAACCCGGCGCGGGTCGTGGAGCCGACGCGCCCCACTGCTGCCGGCACTCGTCATCACGCTCGTGCTGACACAGATCCCGTTCGCCCTGACCATCTGGTACTCGCTGCAACACTGGAACCTGCTCAACCCCGGCCACAAGGGCTTCGCCGGCCTCGACAATTTCCGGACCACCTTCGGCGACGACACGTTCTGGAAGGCCATCAAGAACACGGTGGTCCTCACCGGCGGCGCGACGATCGCCAGCATGCTCGTCGGGCTGGTCCTGGCGATGCTGCTGCAGAAGAAGTTCCCGGGGCGCGGCATCGCCCGCACGCTCGCCATCACACCGTTCTTCGTCATGCCCGTGGCGGTCACACTGTTCTGGCGCAGCGCCATGTTCGACCCCTCCTTCGGACTCCTCGGCTGGCTCACCGATTCCGTCGGGCTGCCGCGCGTGAACTGGCTGAGCGAGCAGTCGATGCTCTCCATCATCATGATCACCTCGTGGCGGTGGACACCGTTCGCGATGCTCGTGCTGCTCGCCGGACTGCAGGCGCTGCCAGACGATCAGTTGGAGGCCGCACGCGTCGACGGCGCGAACTGGTGGCAGCAGTTCCGCAACGTTGTCCTCCCGCACCTGCGACCCTTTCTCGAACTGACCGCGCTGCTGCTCAGCATGAACATCATCCAGACGTTCGGCGAGATCGCCCTGCTCACGGCCGGTGGTCCCGCGTTCGGGACGACCAACATCACCTACTACGTGTATCTGCGTGCGTTCAACTCCTTCGACTTCGGCACCGCTTCGGCATACGGGCTGGTCACGTTGGTGCTCACCATCGCACTCGCGCTGCCGGCGCTACGCCTGCTGTCCGGCATCTTCCAGAAGGAAGGACGACGATGACCGCCACGGCCCTGCACCCATCGGAGAAGAAGACTGTCTCTCCCGGGCCACACAACCGCCCGCGCCGGCGTCGGCGCCGACCTGCCAACGACCAGGCCAGTTGGCCCGTGGCCGTACTCGGCTGGCTCGGATCGCTCGTTCTGTTCTCGCCGATCGCGTACATGCTGCTCAAGAGCTTCCAAACCGAGACCGATGCGGCGTCGCCCTCACCCAAGCTCGTGTTCCACCCGACACTGGAGCACTACCGGAGCACGTTCCAGGCAGGCTTCTGGGCATACGCGGGCAACTCGATCGTCGTCGCCGTCGTCTCGACGATCCTGGTACTGCTGCTGGCCACCCCTGCCGCCTACGCCCTGTCGGTGCGGCCGGTCCGTAAGACGCAGGACGTGCTGTTCTTCTTCATCAGCACCAAGATGATGCCCGTCGCCGCGGGCATCATCCCGATCTACGTGGTCGCCCAGCACCTGCACCTGCTGAACACCGTGGTGGTGCTGCTGATCCTGCACCTGGGCATGAACCTCCCGCTTGCCGTATGGATGATCCGCTCGTTCCTCCAGGAGGTACCCGGCGAGGTACTCGAAGCCGCGGCGATCGACGGGGCCGGCCGGATACGCATCATGCGCAGCATCGTGCTTCCGCTGGTCCGACCCGGCCTGTGGTCAACGGCCCTGCTGTGCTGCGTGTTCTCCTGGAACGAGTACTTCTACGCGGTCAACCTCACGACGACCACCTCCACGCTGCCCCTGTTCATGCAGAAGTTCCTGTCCTTCGGTGAGCTCTACACCGCCCAAGTAGCCGCCGTCGCCACCGTGGTGAGCATCCCCGTCGTCATTCTCGGCTGGGTGTGCCAGCGCAGTCTGGTGCGTGGCCTGTTGTTCGGAGCGGTGAAGTGACGCGTGCGGTCCTCGACTCCCGAATGACAACGCCTTCTCGATCTCCTTGCTGCTGCGGTATGCCGGACAGCCGTGTTCAGGCGCGCGGGCGGATCCGCAGTCCGTGCATGCCGCCGTCGACGGCGAGATCGGTGCCGGTGGTGGAGCCGGAGAGCGGGCTCGCCAGGTAGGCGATGGCCGCAGCAACCTCTTCCGCGCTGACCAGGCGGCCCATGGGCTGACGGGCGTTCAGGGCGGCGCGTTCGGCCTCGGGGTCGGCGGCGCTGTCCAGCAGGCGCCCGACCCAGGGGGTGTCGGCCGTACCGGGATTGACGCAGTTGACGCGGATCCCGAAGTGCACGAGGTCGGCGGCGGTCGCCCTGGTGAGGGAGAGGACGGCGCCCTTCGTGGCCGAGTACAGGGCCCGGTCGGGCAGCCCCGCCGTGGCCGCGATGGAGCAGGTGTTGACGACGGCCGCGCTGTGCGAGCGCCGCAGGTGCGGCAGCGCGGCACGGGTCACCCGCACCATGCCGAAGACGTTGACCTCGAAGACGCGACGCCACTCGTCGTCGGTGTTGTCCTCGATCGTGCCCTGGGCGCCGATCCCCGCGTTGTTGACGAGGATGTCGATGCCCCCGAGCCTGCGGGCGGCCTCCTCGACGGCCGTCCGTACGCCGGTGTCGTCCGCCACGTCGGCCTGTATCCCGATGAGGGGTTCGGGTACGTCGTCCGGCTTGAGATCGAGGCAGGCCACGCGTGCCCCACGTGCGGCGAGCAACTGAGCGGTGGCCAGGCCGATGCCGGAGGCGCCACCGGTGACCAGCGCGGTCAGCCCGGCGAACTCGTCCGTGCTCATGTCGCGGCCTTCGCTTCCCACACCGGGCCCTCGGGGTAGCGGTGGGCCGCCACGGAGTCCGGGTGCAGTTCGGCGCTGATACCGGGGGCGGTCGGCGCGAGGTAGTGGCCTTCCCGGATGCGTACGGGATCGGTGAAGTGCTCGTGCAGATGGTCGACGTACTCGATCACGCGGTTCTCGGTGGTGCCGCTGACGGCGACATAGTCGAACATCGCCAAGTGCTGCACCATCTCGCACAGGCCGACCCCGCCGGCGTGCGGGCAGACCGGGACGCCGAACTTGGCGGCCAGCAGCAGGATGGCGACGTTCTCGGTGACGCCCGCAGTGCGGCTCGCGTCCATCTGGAGAATGTCGAGCGAACCGGCCTGGAGCAGCTGCTTGAACATCACCTGGTTGTGGGTGTGCTCACCGGTGGCCACCTTCACGGGCGCCAGCGCCTTGCGGATGGCGGCGTGGCCGAGGATGTCGTCCGGGGAGGTGGGTTCCTCGATCCAGTACGGGTCGTAGGGCACGAGCGCCCGCATCCAGTCGATGGCCTGCTGGACGCCCCACGCCTGGTTGGCGTCGACGGCGATCCTGATGTCCGGGCCGACCGCCTCGCGGGCCAGCCGCATCCGGCGCTCGTCGTCCGCGCGTTCGGCGCCGACCTTCAGCTTGATCTGGGAGAACCCGTCGGCGACCGCTTCCTTCGACAGCCGCACCAGCTTCTCGTCGTCGTAGCCGAGCCAGCCGGGTGTCGTCGTGTACGCCGGATAACCGTGCTCCAGCAGGTGCGCGGCGCGTTCGGCGCGGCCCGGTTCGGCGCGGCGCAGGATGTCCAGGGCCTCGTCGCGGGTCAGCGCGTCCTGCAGATAGCGGAAGTCGACCAGGTCGACCAACTGCTCCGGGGACAGTTCGGCCAGCAACTGCCAGACCGGCTTCCCCGTACGGCGGCCGTACAGGTCCCACACGGCGTTCACGATCGCCGCGGCGGCCATGTGGATGGCCCCCTTCTCCGGGCCCAGCCAGCGCAGTTGGCTGTCGCCGGTCAACCGCCGGGAGAAACCGCCGAGGTCGTTCAGGACCTCTTCCACCGACAGGCCGACCACCAGCGGGGCCAGCGCACGTACGGCGGCGACCTCCACGTCGTTGCCGCGCCCCACGGTGAAGGCGAGCCCATAACCCTCGTCGCCGCCGCTCGTACGGATCGTCACATAGGCGGCCGAGTAGTCGGGTTCGGGGTTCATCGCGTCGGAGCCGTCGAGTTCCAGAGAGGTCGGGAACCGTACGTCGACCGCGTCGACAGCGCTGATCAGTTCACTCATGGTGACCGGCCTTCGTGGCCGGGAGGCCGAGGTGTCGTTTCGGGGTCATGGCAACCACCCATCGTCATGTGTCCATGGCATGTCCGCGCTGCAACAGCAGTCTTCGGACATGGGATGGATTTTTAGTCTTCGTTCGCCGCTGTGTCCATAGCTGGATTGGAGAGAGTCGGATTATTTCGCTTCTGACCTGCGACATTCACGAAATTTTCGTGGTTGCGGCAGCCGATTCAGTCATCCCATGTCTTCCAACGTCATGGGATGTATTGCTACGGTGCCGCTGCGCACGCAACGACGAGGGGACGGCCACGCATGTCACTGACCGACAAGGCCATCGACCGCATCCGGGACCTCATCCAGTCGGGCGAGCTGCTCCCCGGGGCCAAACTTCCGCCCGAGCAACAGCTCGCCGCGGAGCTGGGCCTGTCCCGCAACCTGATGCGGGAGGCGGTGAAGGCGCTGGTCGTCGCGCGGGTGCTGGAGATCCGGCGCGGGGACGGCACCTACGTGACCACCCTGGAACCGGAGCTGCTGCTGAGCAGCATCGGATCCGCGGTGGAGTTGCTGCACGGCGACACGTTGCTGGAGCTCACCGAGGTGCGCCGACTGTTCGAGCCCGTCGCCACGGCGCTGGCCGCCACGCGGATCTCGGCCACCGAGCTCGGCGAGGTGGAGCGACACCTGGACGCGATGCGGGCGGCCCGCGACGACGTGGAGCGCCTCAACGAGCACGACGCCGCCTTCCACCGGGCCGTGGTCGCGGCCACCGGCAACGCCACGCTGGCCACCCTCCTGGAGGGCATCTCCGGCCGGACGCTGCGTGCCCGTGTCTGGCGGGGACTGGTCGACGACAACGCCGCCGGCCGCACCCTCGCCGAACACGAGGCGATCTACCAGGCGCTGGCCGACGGTGATGCCGTGCTCGCCCAGGCGGCGGCGCTGATGCACGTCAGCACCACCGAGCGATGGCTGCGCGAGCACCTGGCACGGGGCGGCCGGCTCCCCGGGGACGACTCAGCCGTTTAGGCGCTTCCTTCCCCCGGCCCCCTTCCACCCTCTGTCCATTTTCAATCTTCATGTCCCGTTCCCGGGTACCGAATTGCCAGGTCACCGGGCGGGCGTCTTCACCTCACTGAGGAGTACCGATGAGATTTCTGCGCGTGGGCCCGGCGGGCTCCGAGCGGCCCGTGGTCCTTGACTCCGACGGCACCGCGAGAGATCTGAGTCCGCTGACCGTCGACATCGACGGTGCGTTCCTGGCCGAGGGCGGCGTGGAACGCGTCCGTGCCGCCCTGGCGGAGAACGCGCTGCCGCACACGGACATCGCCGGCCTGCGGGTCGGCGCCCCGGTGGCACGCCCCGGCAAGGTGGTGTGCATCGGGCTCAACTACGTCGATCACGCTGCGGAGACGGACACACCGCCCCCTGCCGAACCGGTCGTCTTCATGAAGGCCGCCAACACGGTCGTCGGCCCCGACGACACCGTGCTCGTACCGCGCACCAGCGAGAAGACGGACTACGAGATCGAACTCGCCGTGGTCATCGGCCGCACCGCGCGCTACCTGGACTCGCCGGAGGAGGCGGACGACGTCGTCGCGGGCTACGCGATCGCCGACGACGTCAGCGAGCGCGCCTTCCAGCACGAGCGGGGCGGGCAGTGGGACAAGGGCAAGTCCTGCGAGACGTTCAACCCGCTCGGCCCCTGGCTGGTCACCCCCGACGAGACCGGCGACCCGCAGGGGCTGGCCATGCGGCTGTGGGTCAACGGCGAACTGCGCCAGGACGGCCACACCAAGAACATGATCTTCGGGGTGCGCCACATCGTCTGGTACCTGAGCCAGTTCATGGTGCTGGACCCCGGAGACGTGATCAGCACCGGCACCCCGGCCGGCGTGGCCTTCGGCGCCAACGACTTCCCCTATCTGGTCGCCGGTGACGTGGTCGAGGTGGAGATCGACCGGCTCGGCCGCCAGCGGCACGTCCTCGGACAGGCCTGATGACCTCCGCGAGCCCGACCTGGTTCACCGAGCGCGTCCCGCTCGGCCGCTCCGGGGTCACCGTCAGCCGTCTCGGCCTGGGCACCGCACCGCTGGCCGGGCTGTTCTCGGCGGTCGGCGACGAGCAGGCCACCGCCACGCTCGACGCCGCCTGGACGGCCGGTGTCCGCTACTTCGACACCGCCCCGCACTACGGCGCCGGGCTCGCGGAACGGCGGCTGGGATCCTTCCTCGCCGACACCGGCCGCCCGCGCACCGAGTTCACCGTGTCCACCAAGGTGGGACGACTGCTCGTGCCGGGCGACGCCGCCCTCGGGGACGAGGCGTTCCACGGCGAACGCGGGCTGGTCCGGGTGCGCGACTACAGCGCCGAGGGCGTCTACCGATCGCTCGCCGAGAGCCTTGAGCGGTCCGGTCTCGAAGCCTTCGACACGGTCCTGATCCACGACCCGGACGACCACTGGGAGGACGCGCTCAAGAGGGCGTACCCGGCACTGGCCCGGCTGCGCGACCAGGGAGCGGTCCGGGCGATCGGCGCGGGCATGAACCAGACGGCGATGCTCACCCGCCTCGTCACCGAGACCGACCTCGACTGCGTACTCGTCGCCGGCCGCTACTCCCTGCTGGACCGCAGCGCCGCCGAGGTGCTGCTGCCGCTGTGCGCCGAGCGCGGGGTGGGCGTCCTGGTCGGCGGCGTCTTCAACAGCGGCATCCTCGCCGACCCGTCCCCGGGCGCCACCTACGACTACGCCCCGGCCCCCGCCGACGTGCTGCGCCGCGCCCGGTCCCTGGCCGAGCGGTGCGCAGCCCACGGGGTGCCGCTGGCCGCCGCCGCGCTGCAGTTCCCGCTGCGCCACCCGGCGGTCACCGGCGTGGTCCTCGGCGCGCGCAGTCCACTGGAGGTCACGGAGAACATCGCGCACGCCACGACGGAGATCCCCGCGGAGTTGTGGGCCGAACTCGACGCCCTGACGGGGGCCCGGCCATGACACGGATCGACGCACACCACCACGTCTGGCGGCCCCGGCCCGCGACGCCTGTTGCAGAGACGGCTCCGAGAGCGCCCGGGACCGCTGCCGGCCCGAGCCGTCGCGCACACGACTGGCTGGACGCCCCCGACATGGCAGCCGTACGCCGTGACTTCACCCTCGACGACCTCGCACCGGAGGCCGCGGCGGCGGGCATCGACCGGACGATCCTGGTCCAGGTCCTCCCCGATGCCGACGAGACGGCGGAGTTCCTGTCCCTGGCGGGGGCGGCGGACCTGGTCGCCGGTGTCGTCGGCTGGACGGACCTCACCTCGGACCGCCTCGCGGACACACTGGCCGCCCTGCGGACGGGCACCGGAGGTGAACTCCTGGTGGGGATCCGGCACTTGGTGCAGGGCGAGGCGGATCCGGGCTGGCTGAACCGGGCGGACGTCCGGCGTGGACTGGGCAGAGTGGCGGATGCGGGTCTCGCCTACGACCTGCTCACCCTCCCGCACCAACTCCCCGCCGCCATCGCCACCGCACGGGCACTGCCCGAGCTGGCCTTCGTCCTCGACCACCTGTCCAAGCCGCCCATCGCCTCCGGCGAACTGCGGCCGTGGTCCTCACTGATCCGTGAACTGGCCGCCGAACCCAACGTGTTCTGCAAGCTGTCCGGCATGGTCACCGAGGCGGACCGCACCGGCTGGACCGTCGCGGACCTGCGACCGTACGCCGATGAAGTGCTGGACGCCTTCGGCCCGTCCCGTGTGATGTTCGGCTCCGACTGGCCGGTGTGCCTGCTGGCCGCCTCCTACGGAGAGGCCGTCCGCGCGGCCGAGGAAGTGACCGACCGGCTGACCGCCGCCGAACGTGCCGAGGTCTTCGGCGGCACAGCGGCCCGCGCCTACCGACTGCGGAAGGAAAACCTGTGAAGATACGTCTGGCCTACGGGCAGTCGGGGCTCGACATCGAGGTGGATCCGCGGACGGCGACCGTCGTCGAACCCGTTCACCACGAGGCCGCCGGGGACCAAATGGCCGTACTGCGCGAGGCGTTGCGCTCCCCCGTCGCCGGGCCCCCGCTGCGCGAACGGGTACGACCGGGGCAGACGGTGGCGATCTCGGCCTGCGACGGCACCCGCCCCCAGCCACGCCATCTGATGATCCCCGCCGTCCTCGCCGAACTCGAAGGGATCGTCCGTCTGGAGGACGTGGTGATCCTCGTCGCCACCGGCACCCACCGGGGCAACGGCGAGACGGAACTGCGCGAGATGTTCGGCGACGAGGTCGTGGACGCCGTACGCATCGTCAACCACGACGCCCGCGACCCCGGACAACTGACCTGGATGGGGACGTACGGCAACGGCGTCCCGGTCTGGCTGAACCGTGCGTGGGCCGAAGCGGACGTCCGCATCACCACGGGCTTCGTCGAACCGCACTTCTTCGCCGGCTTCTCGGGCGGTCCGAAACTCGTGGCCCCCGGCCTGGCCGCGCTGGAGACGGTCCTCGTCCTGCACGACGCGGCCCGCATCGGCGACCCGCGCGCCACCTGGGGCAACACCCACGGCAACCCCGTCCATGACGACGTACGGGCCATCGCCGAAGCGACCGGAGTCACCTTCTCGCTGGACGTGGTGCTCAACCGGGACAAAGACATCGTGGCCGCCTTCGGAGGCGATCTGGCGCCGATGCACGCCGCGGCCACAGCCACGGCGAAGCACATGGCGATGCGGCCGGTCGAGGCGCCGTTCGACGTCGTCGTCACCACCAATTCCGGCTTCCCGCTGGACCAGAACCTCTACCAGGCGGTCAAGGGCATGTCCGCCGCCTACCAGGTGGTCAAACCCGGCGGCATGATCGTCTGCGCGGCCGAGTGCCGCGACGGCTTCCCCGACCACGGCTCCTACCGGGAGGTCCTGGCCTCCGCTCCGTCCCCTCAGGCCCTGTTCGACGACATCAGCGCCCGCACCGAAACCGTGCCCGACCAGTGGCAGGTGCAGATCCAGGCGCGTATCCAGTCCGGCAGCCGGGTCGTCATGCACACCGGCTTCCTGAGCGACGCCGAACTGGCCACCGCCCACCTGCGACAGACCCGCGACATCTCGGCCACCGTCGCCGAGGCGCTGGCCGCAGCGGGTCCCGGCGCCCGTCTCTGCGTCCTGCCCGAAGGACCGCAGACCATCCCGTACGTCGACAGGAGCGGGGCATGAGCGGAGTACTGGACCTGGGCTTCGCCCGGCTTGACCTCGCCCGCGAGGCCCGGCAGGGACTCCCCGAGGTCGTCTACGGGCCCGGCAAGACAGTCGAGCAGATCAGCGGCATCGTCACCGGGCTACTGGAACACAACACCGGTCCCGTCCTCGTCACCCGGATCGAAGCGGAGACCGCCGAGGCCGTCATGGCACGGCTGGCTCCGGGCGCGCACGACGAGGAGACGCGCGGCCCGGGGCCGTACGACGGGCAGCGACACGGCCCGGGAACGCACAACGGTCAGCCACACGGCCCGGGAACGTACGACGCCGAGGCCCGGCTGCTGTACTGGCGGCCGTCTCCGGCCGGGGACTTCTGCGTGACGGTGGTGGCCGCGGGTACCTCGGACCGGCCCGTTGCCGCCGAAGCCACCGCCGTGGCCGCCGCCGTCGGCCTGGACACCACCGCCATCCACGACGTGGGGGTGGCCGGCCTCGACCGGATCCTCCAGGTGCGTGACCGGCTCCAGGCCGCCGACGCGTTGATCGTCGTGGCCGGGATGGAGGGCGCCCTCGCCAGTGTCGTGGGCGGTCTGGTGCGCGCACCGGTCGTCGCCGTGCCGGTCTCCACCGGGTACGGCGCATCCCTGGAGGGCGTCACGGCACTGCTCGCCATGCACGCCTCCTGTGCCGCCGGGGTGACCGTGGTCAACATCGACTCTGGCTTCTCGGCCGCGATGGCGGTTCACCGCATCGCCCAGAGCTCTGTGAACACACCCGGAGGCCTCCGGTGATCGTCTGGATCAACCCGTTCACCGGGCTGGCCGGAGACATGCTCCTGGCCGCCCTCATCGACGCCGGAGCACCGCTGGACGCGATCCGGTCCTCGATCGCCGCCACGGGTCTCACCGGCTGGGAACTGACCGCCGAGCGCGTCACCGACCACGGGCTGGCCGCCACCCGGGTCCACGTGGAAGTCACCGACCCGTGCACCGAGCGGCAGGCCGCCGAAGTCATCCGCCTCGCCTCCCGAGCCACCCCCGAACCTGTCGCCGCCCTCGCGGTCGCCACCGTGACCGCCGTCGCCGAGGTGGAGGGCCGCCTGCACGGCGCCGACCCCGCCACCGTCCACCTCCACGAACTCGGCGGCCACGACACCCTTGTCGACATCGTCGGCGTCGCGGCGGCCCTGCACGCCCTAGGCGTCTCCGATGTCTTCAGCGCACGGCTCCCGCTGGGCAGGGGGCGGGTGAGCTCGGCACACGGAGTACTGCCCTGCCCGGCACCCGCCACGCTGGCGCTGCTCGCCGGAGCGGCCGTCATGGGCAGCGATCTGCCCGGCGAAACGGTGACGCCCACCGGCGCCGCACTGCTGCGCGCGCTCGGGGCACGGTACGAACCGCCGCCGCCCATGACCCTGGGCCGCACCGGGTACGGGGCGGGCACCCGCCGCCTGTCGGACCGGGCCAACGTCACGTCGGTGACCCTGGGAGTCCCCACCCCGGCAACTTCGAGTCAGGACCCTCCGGCGGAGGACGTCGTCGTTCTGGAGACCAACCTCGACGACGTCACCGGCGAGATCCTCGGACACACCATCACCCGGGCGATGGAGTCCGGTGCTCTCGACGCCTGGGTGACGCCCGCCGTGATGAAGAAAAGCCGCCCCGCGCACGTGCTGCACGTCCTGACCACCCGCGAGGACGAGCGTCGGCTGCGCGACCTCGTCCTGTCGGAGACCGGCAGTCTCGGCATCCGCCGCGTCGACGCCACCCGCACCGCGCTGCCGCGGGACTTCGAGACCGTGCACGTGGACGGCCACCCGGTTCGGATCAAGCACGGTCCGCACGGTGCCAAACCCGAACACGACGACCTCGCCTCCGTCGCCGCAGCCCTGGGCGTGCCCCTCCGGACCGTCGCGGCACGCGCACTCGCGGGGAGCGGCCGGACCGCCGCCCCTCGGCACACCGACCTTCTCGCAGGAGGACAACCATGACCGTCACAGACAAAGGAGCGGCCGCGCTCGCACCCGCCGACGTCCTCGCCGACCGGCTTCTGGAGCGCATGCGCGCCATCGGCGCCGTTGCCGTGGCCTATTCGGGCGGCGCGGACTCCGCCCTCGTTCTCGCCGCCGCCGTACGTGCCGTCGGCCCGGAGCGGGTTCTCGCCGTCACCGCCGTGTCGGAGAGCCTGGCCGCCGGTGAACTGCCGCACGCCCGCCGCCTGACCACAGACCTCGGCGTCACTCATCTCACCCCGCACACCAGCGAACTGACCCGTCCCGGCTACCGCGCCAACGGCCCCGACCGCTGCTACTTCTGCAAGTCCGAGGTCCTGGACACCATCACGGTGCTCGCCCACGACCACGGATACGAGTCGGTGGCCACCGGCACCAACGCGGACGATGCCCGGGACCCCCATCGCCCGGGCATCAGGGCCGGCCGGGAACGCGGCATCCACACCCCGCTCCTCGACACCGCCCTGACCAAGGCGGAGGTGCGCCTGCTGAGCAGGCACTGGTCACTGCCGACCTGGAACAAACCCGCGACGCCCTGTCTGGCCAGCCGCATCCGCTACGGCATCGAGGTCACCCCGCACCGCCTGGCCCGCGTTGACCGGGCCGAGACCGCGGTGCGCGCGCTCTTGGCCGACGCCGGCCTGACAGTGACCGACCTCCGGGTCCGCGACCTGGGGGACACCGCCCGCCTGGAAGTGGACGCCTCGCTCGTCGACCGGATCTCCGCGCTCCCCGGGCTCGCCGTGGCGCTGGCGGACGCGGGCTTCGCCGAACTGCCCCACCAGGTGGAGCCCTTCCGATCGGGACGGCTCAACTCCGAGACCTCAGGCCTTGGCGCGGCGCCCCGCTCGACAGCGGATCGGCCCGTCACGCGATAACGAACGGCACCCCTGGCGAGGTCCCTTTCCGCCGACAGTCATTCGGCCCGCCACTGAGTCAACGCCACCGTCCACGAGTTCCTCATCCCCGCCACTCAGATCGGCGTGAAGATCCCCGTCTCCCCAGACGGTGGGGTCGGGCAGATCCACACCGCCATACGCTTGATCGTCCCCAGCATCGGCCTCATGTGGTGCAACGGCCTCATCGACCCGACCAAACTCACCATCGAAATGCGCTCCGAAGCCAAGCGCGAGCAAACCCGGTACGTCCCCGATGTACCCGACGTGCCACCCCTTCCGCAGAGTCTCGGATGCCATACGCTTCTGCTTGTCACGGACCTTCAACAGCACCTGGATGACTCTCGATCCATGCGAGCCCTCCGAGGTCCAGCTGACGGCGGGCGCGAGTGACAGCAACGTAGGCGAGGCGCGCGTTGATATCGCTCACGGGCTCCGGGATCGGACAGCCGCTGTCGTCCTGGCGGTCGCTGTCCGGCGGCGGGGGAAAGTCGTCGGCGATTCTCACTTCGGGCCACTCCCTGCCCTTTGCCTTGTGTGCGGTGGAGACCGTGACCTCGGCTTTGCTCTCGTCGGTCAGGGCGTCGACGGCGGCGATGATGGCTTCGGGACCGTGCGTGTCGACCAGTTCCACGAACGGCTGGAGATCCCGCCCGGCCGCATCGTGCTCCGCGTAGTCCTGCAACTCACCCCAGGAGGCGAAAAGAACCAGTTCAGGGTGGGAAGTGCGACGACCGTCCCTGAGGTCTTGGGCAGCGCGCGCCAGCGCGACAAGAGTCTGCCCACCCCGTGTCAGAGCGACCCGGCGACCCGCTTCCAACTGCCTCAAGACTTCGGTCATGGCGCCAATGTTGGTGCGGCACAGCACCGCGTCCGGACAGGCCACGGGGCCGACTCTCGTCGGAATCGTGTCGGTGCCGGTCAGCCGGATCGGCGCATCGGTGAACGCGAGCCAACGGTTGGCCTGTTCGGCGAGGAGAGGGCCGAAGCGAAAGGAACGGGTCAAGGTCAGATGGGTGGCCTCGAAGCCTGTCATCACGTCCCGGGCACCACGCCACCCGTAGATGGCCTGGGCGGAGTCGCCGACCATCACCAGCTGGGCGTGGC
This window of the Streptomyces sp. N50 genome carries:
- a CDS encoding amidohydrolase family protein, whose protein sequence is MTRIDAHHHVWRPRPATPVAETAPRAPGTAAGPSRRAHDWLDAPDMAAVRRDFTLDDLAPEAAAAGIDRTILVQVLPDADETAEFLSLAGAADLVAGVVGWTDLTSDRLADTLAALRTGTGGELLVGIRHLVQGEADPGWLNRADVRRGLGRVADAGLAYDLLTLPHQLPAAIATARALPELAFVLDHLSKPPIASGELRPWSSLIRELAAEPNVFCKLSGMVTEADRTGWTVADLRPYADEVLDAFGPSRVMFGSDWPVCLLAASYGEAVRAAEEVTDRLTAAERAEVFGGTAARAYRLRKENL
- the larA gene encoding nickel-dependent lactate racemase, which translates into the protein MKIRLAYGQSGLDIEVDPRTATVVEPVHHEAAGDQMAVLREALRSPVAGPPLRERVRPGQTVAISACDGTRPQPRHLMIPAVLAELEGIVRLEDVVILVATGTHRGNGETELREMFGDEVVDAVRIVNHDARDPGQLTWMGTYGNGVPVWLNRAWAEADVRITTGFVEPHFFAGFSGGPKLVAPGLAALETVLVLHDAARIGDPRATWGNTHGNPVHDDVRAIAEATGVTFSLDVVLNRDKDIVAAFGGDLAPMHAAATATAKHMAMRPVEAPFDVVVTTNSGFPLDQNLYQAVKGMSAAYQVVKPGGMIVCAAECRDGFPDHGSYREVLASAPSPQALFDDISARTETVPDQWQVQIQARIQSGSRVVMHTGFLSDAELATAHLRQTRDISATVAEALAAAGPGARLCVLPEGPQTIPYVDRSGA
- the larB gene encoding nickel pincer cofactor biosynthesis protein LarB, with the translated sequence MSGVLDLGFARLDLAREARQGLPEVVYGPGKTVEQISGIVTGLLEHNTGPVLVTRIEAETAEAVMARLAPGAHDEETRGPGPYDGQRHGPGTHNGQPHGPGTYDAEARLLYWRPSPAGDFCVTVVAAGTSDRPVAAEATAVAAAVGLDTTAIHDVGVAGLDRILQVRDRLQAADALIVVAGMEGALASVVGGLVRAPVVAVPVSTGYGASLEGVTALLAMHASCAAGVTVVNIDSGFSAAMAVHRIAQSSVNTPGGLR
- the larC gene encoding nickel pincer cofactor biosynthesis protein LarC; amino-acid sequence: MIVWINPFTGLAGDMLLAALIDAGAPLDAIRSSIAATGLTGWELTAERVTDHGLAATRVHVEVTDPCTERQAAEVIRLASRATPEPVAALAVATVTAVAEVEGRLHGADPATVHLHELGGHDTLVDIVGVAAALHALGVSDVFSARLPLGRGRVSSAHGVLPCPAPATLALLAGAAVMGSDLPGETVTPTGAALLRALGARYEPPPPMTLGRTGYGAGTRRLSDRANVTSVTLGVPTPATSSQDPPAEDVVVLETNLDDVTGEILGHTITRAMESGALDAWVTPAVMKKSRPAHVLHVLTTREDERRLRDLVLSETGSLGIRRVDATRTALPRDFETVHVDGHPVRIKHGPHGAKPEHDDLASVAAALGVPLRTVAARALAGSGRTAAPRHTDLLAGGQP
- the larE gene encoding ATP-dependent sacrificial sulfur transferase LarE, with the translated sequence MTVTDKGAAALAPADVLADRLLERMRAIGAVAVAYSGGADSALVLAAAVRAVGPERVLAVTAVSESLAAGELPHARRLTTDLGVTHLTPHTSELTRPGYRANGPDRCYFCKSEVLDTITVLAHDHGYESVATGTNADDARDPHRPGIRAGRERGIHTPLLDTALTKAEVRLLSRHWSLPTWNKPATPCLASRIRYGIEVTPHRLARVDRAETAVRALLADAGLTVTDLRVRDLGDTARLEVDASLVDRISALPGLAVALADAGFAELPHQVEPFRSGRLNSETSGLGAAPRSTADRPVTR
- a CDS encoding UvrD-helicase domain-containing protein; protein product: MHTPTDEQFHAVDAFRDGQHLVLQAGAGTGKTSTLCLLAASTDRRGRYLAFNKDIATDAASRFPRSVLCKTAHATAYAAIGHRFARRLSSPRQPAWRIGQALGIRSPVRIGDHEISHRALSHAVLRTVTRFCQSADQALAPHHVPVLRRLGTPAERAQLAAAVMPFAGKAWKDLKNHEEGVVRFEHDHYLKMWALTEPKIEADFLFLDEAQDTNPVLEQVFGAQRGHAQLVMVGDSAQAIYGWRGARDVMTGFEATHLTLTRSFRFGPLLAEQANRWLAFTDAPIRLTGTDTIPTRVGPVACPDAVLCRTNIGAMTEVLRQLEAGRRVALTRGGQTLVALARAAQDLRDGRRTSHPELVLFASWGELQDYAEHDAAGRDLQPFVELVDTHGPEAIIAAVDALTDESKAEVTVSTAHKAKGREWPEVRIADDFPPPPDSDRQDDSGCPIPEPVSDINARLAYVAVTRARRQLDLGGLAWIESHPGAVEGP